A genomic stretch from Bacterioplanes sanyensis includes:
- a CDS encoding insulinase family protein: MSTHSAFETLASTHVASLDLTVEHYRHIETGAQHFHLRCEHDEKAFCVALRTMPMDSTGVAHILEHTVLCGSERYPVRDPFFMMTRRSLNTFMNAMTSSDWTAYPFASQNDKDFYNLLDVYMDAVFFSRLDPLDFAQEGHRLEFADSGNINSDLVYKGVVFNEMKGAMSSPVSQLWQGISAELFPTTTYHYNSGGEPSDITDLSYEQLLAFYKSHYHPSNAVFMTFGDLDVPDMHQRLQDLALSRFEQQDKRWQVNAEKRYVAPRAVQSHYGVDGDDISAQTHHVMGWLLGDSIDLDAQLEANLLSQVLLDNSASPLRKALENTELGTSPSPLCGLEDSNREMSFLCGLEGSEPEHAAAFEQLVLDVLTQVAEEGVDADVVEAALHQLELHQREIGGDHMPYGLQLIFSSLPAAIHYGDPTELINLDPALERLKQKIAEPDFIQQRVRSLLLNNRHRVRYTLAPDQNLNQAMAEREQQQLQCIGSELSQQQRQQIADNAEALKQRQAQQDDESILPAVGLADVPASVPYVAATKVVSSGPKQTEYQTGTNGLVYQQLIADIPPLNFEQLSWLPFFTHAWTEVGAAGHDYLTQQNRQTATVGSLTSYATLKGQVDDANRLSSYLVLTGKALTAKVQDFADMMAETWHSAHLDEHQRLADLLKQTKARKEHGITGSGHALAMSLASAPLNQASQLGDELSGLPQARRLKARVERLKQGDDGFIAEALQSLRAALPAQPDDVLMIHDAQAAQAHWAAVTGHWQQPGGSLDGAQTVEFSANSARYWMVDAQVNYCAWALPTVSVTHPDAAPLAVLAGVLRNNLLHTAIREQGGAYGGGATQDSAQACFKFYSYRDPRCEQTFDDFARSASWLKQQSPDESLVEQAILGVISSMDRPGSPAGEAKQSYHLDRTGRSQMIRQNYREQVLSVTWADLVRVAEIYIEGQVGSRAVVAPRGTESVAQALGLEATDY, translated from the coding sequence ATGTCTACTCACTCTGCTTTTGAAACGCTGGCTTCGACGCACGTTGCTTCATTGGATTTAACCGTCGAACACTACCGCCATATCGAGACCGGTGCGCAGCACTTTCACTTGCGCTGTGAACACGATGAAAAGGCCTTCTGTGTAGCGCTGCGCACCATGCCGATGGATTCCACCGGCGTGGCGCATATCCTCGAGCACACTGTGTTGTGCGGCAGTGAACGTTATCCCGTGCGCGATCCCTTTTTTATGATGACGCGGCGCTCGTTAAATACCTTTATGAACGCCATGACCAGCAGTGACTGGACGGCTTATCCATTTGCCTCGCAGAACGACAAAGATTTTTACAACCTGCTCGACGTGTATATGGACGCGGTATTTTTTTCGCGCTTAGACCCTCTCGATTTTGCGCAGGAAGGCCATCGTCTGGAGTTTGCTGACAGTGGCAATATCAATTCCGATTTGGTCTACAAAGGCGTGGTGTTTAACGAGATGAAAGGCGCCATGTCATCGCCGGTCTCGCAGCTGTGGCAGGGCATCAGCGCCGAGCTGTTCCCAACCACCACGTACCATTACAACAGTGGTGGTGAGCCCAGCGACATCACCGATTTGAGTTACGAGCAACTGTTGGCGTTTTACAAGAGCCACTACCACCCATCCAATGCCGTATTTATGACCTTTGGCGATTTGGACGTACCGGACATGCATCAGCGTTTGCAAGATTTGGCGCTGAGCCGCTTCGAGCAGCAAGACAAGCGTTGGCAGGTAAACGCCGAAAAGCGTTACGTTGCGCCGCGAGCGGTGCAATCCCATTACGGCGTCGACGGCGACGACATTAGCGCTCAAACCCACCATGTCATGGGTTGGCTACTGGGCGACTCCATTGATTTAGATGCACAGCTGGAAGCGAATTTGCTCAGCCAAGTGCTGCTCGACAACAGCGCATCGCCACTGCGCAAAGCGTTGGAAAATACCGAGCTGGGCACTTCGCCCTCGCCCTTGTGCGGCCTCGAGGATTCCAATCGCGAAATGAGTTTCTTGTGCGGCTTGGAAGGCAGCGAACCTGAGCACGCGGCGGCGTTTGAACAACTGGTGTTGGATGTGCTTACGCAAGTGGCGGAGGAGGGCGTCGACGCCGATGTGGTGGAAGCGGCGTTGCATCAGCTGGAGTTGCATCAGCGCGAAATTGGCGGCGATCACATGCCGTATGGTTTGCAGTTGATTTTCTCATCGCTGCCGGCGGCCATTCATTACGGCGACCCGACCGAGTTAATCAATCTTGACCCGGCGCTGGAGCGATTGAAACAGAAAATAGCTGAGCCGGACTTTATTCAGCAACGCGTGCGCAGCCTGTTGCTGAATAATCGTCACCGTGTGCGCTATACCTTAGCGCCGGATCAGAACCTGAATCAGGCAATGGCAGAACGCGAACAGCAGCAGTTGCAATGCATTGGCAGTGAACTGAGTCAACAACAGCGCCAGCAGATCGCAGACAATGCCGAGGCACTCAAGCAACGCCAGGCACAGCAAGACGACGAGTCTATCTTGCCGGCTGTTGGGCTGGCGGATGTGCCGGCCAGTGTGCCTTACGTGGCCGCGACTAAAGTGGTCAGCAGTGGGCCAAAGCAAACCGAATATCAAACCGGAACCAATGGGTTGGTGTACCAGCAATTGATTGCAGATATACCGCCGCTGAATTTTGAGCAGTTGAGCTGGTTGCCGTTTTTCACGCATGCCTGGACGGAAGTCGGCGCCGCCGGTCACGATTATCTAACCCAGCAGAATCGTCAAACGGCCACCGTGGGCAGCCTGACCTCCTACGCCACGCTTAAAGGGCAGGTAGATGACGCCAATCGCCTGAGCAGCTACCTCGTGCTGACGGGCAAAGCATTGACGGCCAAGGTCCAAGACTTTGCCGACATGATGGCGGAGACATGGCACTCGGCCCATTTGGATGAGCATCAGCGCTTGGCTGATTTGCTTAAACAAACCAAAGCGCGCAAGGAACACGGCATCACCGGCAGCGGTCATGCGCTGGCGATGTCGTTGGCGTCCGCGCCGTTAAATCAGGCGTCACAGCTCGGGGATGAGCTGAGTGGATTGCCGCAAGCACGACGCCTCAAAGCACGTGTCGAGCGCTTAAAGCAAGGCGACGACGGCTTCATCGCTGAAGCGCTGCAAAGTTTGCGCGCAGCACTGCCAGCGCAGCCAGATGACGTACTCATGATTCACGATGCTCAAGCGGCACAGGCGCATTGGGCGGCTGTGACTGGCCATTGGCAGCAACCTGGCGGATCGTTGGACGGCGCGCAAACCGTCGAGTTTAGCGCCAACAGTGCCCGATACTGGATGGTCGATGCGCAGGTCAATTATTGCGCTTGGGCATTGCCAACGGTGTCAGTGACCCATCCGGATGCTGCGCCGCTGGCGGTGTTGGCAGGCGTACTGCGCAACAACCTGCTGCACACAGCCATTCGCGAGCAAGGCGGTGCCTATGGCGGCGGGGCAACGCAAGACAGCGCACAAGCCTGCTTTAAGTTCTATTCCTACCGCGACCCACGTTGTGAACAAACGTTTGACGACTTTGCTCGCTCTGCCAGTTGGCTGAAGCAACAGTCGCCGGATGAAAGCCTGGTGGAACAAGCGATCCTAGGCGTCATCAGCTCTATGGACCGGCCAGGTTCGCCCGCTGGTGAGGCGAAACAAAGCTATCATCTGGATCGCACTGGCCGCAGCCAAATGATTCGCCAGAACTATCGTGAACAGGTTTTGTCTGTAACCTGGGCAGATCTGGTGCGCGTGGCTGAAATCTACATCGAAGGGCAGGTGGGCAGTCGTGCGGTGGTGGCGCCGCGCGGAACGGAATCGGTGGCACAGGCTCTTGGTCTCGAGGCCACCGACTATTAA
- a CDS encoding aminotransferase class V-fold PLP-dependent enzyme: MENSLWHDEFPVNNECLYLNHAAVAPWPVCAQQAVSEFASENVALGASLYPQWQQIENSLRRRLEALIQASKGSVALVKNTSEALSFVANGINWQSGDVVVITDQEFPSNRIVWEALAQSGVTVVSVALPWEDPEVELLQAIAQKPRLVSISAVQYASGLALDVARIGQACRQHGVLFCVDAIQAIGTMPIAVDDWRCDFAMADGHKWMLGPEGLGLFYIRPEIMEQLQVSEYGWHMVKNAGDYDQKHWQLADDARRFECGSPNMLGAVALNASAGLLLDIGLETIRDAIHERCFALIELLHAIDAQLLNPVLQQRPTGVVTFHLWQTDLHKLYRTLMKNGVICAYRGGGIRFSPHFHTPFSVLEEACEALMELR; this comes from the coding sequence ATGGAAAACTCACTTTGGCATGACGAGTTCCCTGTCAACAACGAATGTTTGTACCTCAACCATGCGGCGGTCGCCCCTTGGCCGGTGTGCGCTCAACAAGCCGTGAGTGAGTTTGCCAGTGAAAACGTCGCACTGGGGGCCAGCCTCTACCCGCAATGGCAACAGATCGAGAATTCGTTGCGGCGCAGATTGGAAGCACTCATTCAGGCGTCCAAAGGCAGCGTCGCGCTGGTGAAAAACACCTCCGAGGCGCTGTCGTTTGTTGCAAATGGCATCAACTGGCAAAGCGGTGATGTGGTGGTGATTACTGATCAGGAATTTCCGTCCAATCGCATCGTCTGGGAAGCACTGGCACAGAGCGGCGTGACCGTCGTCAGCGTCGCATTGCCTTGGGAGGACCCTGAAGTCGAACTGCTGCAGGCCATTGCGCAAAAACCGCGCTTGGTTTCTATCAGCGCCGTGCAATACGCCAGCGGCTTGGCCCTGGATGTTGCGCGTATTGGCCAAGCCTGCCGCCAGCATGGCGTACTGTTTTGTGTAGATGCTATTCAGGCCATTGGCACCATGCCCATTGCCGTAGACGATTGGCGATGTGATTTTGCCATGGCCGATGGCCATAAATGGATGCTCGGCCCTGAGGGCTTGGGGTTATTCTATATTCGACCAGAGATAATGGAGCAACTGCAGGTCAGTGAATATGGCTGGCATATGGTTAAAAATGCCGGTGACTATGATCAAAAACACTGGCAATTGGCGGACGATGCGCGTCGCTTTGAATGTGGCAGCCCAAACATGCTTGGCGCCGTGGCACTCAATGCCAGCGCAGGGCTGCTACTCGATATCGGCTTGGAGACTATTCGCGATGCTATTCATGAGCGTTGTTTCGCCCTCATCGAGTTGCTCCATGCAATAGATGCCCAATTACTTAACCCAGTTTTACAGCAACGTCCAACCGGCGTCGTTACGTTTCATTTATGGCAAACAGATTTGCATAAGCTGTATCGCACGTTGATGAAAAACGGCGTTATTTGCGCTTATCGCGGCGGCGGCATTCGCTTTTCACCGCACTTTCATACACCGTTTTCGGTATTGGAGGAGGCCTGCGAGGCTTTGATGGAATTAAGATAA
- a CDS encoding PilZ domain-containing protein, with protein MIPGAGGRSGILSLTIKDKSVLYAAYMPFIKDGGLFIPTNKQYQLGDEVFMLLKLMEEPEKIPVAGKVVWITPKGAQGNKVAGIGVQFTGDTTIARDKIETYLAGALKSDRMTHTM; from the coding sequence ATGATACCGGGAGCAGGTGGCCGTAGCGGTATTTTGTCGCTGACGATCAAAGACAAGTCGGTGTTGTACGCCGCGTACATGCCGTTTATAAAAGACGGTGGTTTATTTATCCCGACCAATAAGCAGTATCAGCTCGGCGACGAAGTGTTTATGTTGCTGAAGCTGATGGAAGAGCCGGAAAAAATCCCGGTGGCTGGCAAGGTGGTGTGGATTACCCCGAAAGGCGCACAAGGAAATAAAGTGGCTGGTATCGGTGTGCAGTTTACCGGAGACACCACCATCGCCCGCGACAAGATAGAAACCTATTTGGCCGGGGCGCTCAAGTCTGACCGCATGACGCATACCATGTAA
- the holB gene encoding DNA polymerase III subunit delta', translated as MSFSWQEQAWQGLVERHHHAGLPHAMMFTGLAGIGKHQLIERLAQWLLCLTPDEQGACQRCHSCLLWQAGNHPDYLHCGPQDNSHQIRIDAIRQVNQFLSQTPQISRCQLVSLEPAEVMNVSAANALLKTLEEPPGESYLLLSAERYGSVMPTIRSRCQRIALAAPTAEQAQQWLCQQGLSETVAEQALRFNPGAPLAALQWVNDGLHDQLQQWQQQLLQWTHGSISLAEVAEPWSKRLDFELVCRWWLQLLVDALKVQLGARAEQLVFDGLVEQIAALSAPSLDRGRLLGMHNKVQTMVGRLASGAAHYNKQLTVETLLLDWRELVMTGQRRETA; from the coding sequence GTGAGTTTTTCTTGGCAGGAGCAGGCCTGGCAAGGACTGGTGGAGCGTCATCATCACGCTGGGTTGCCGCATGCAATGATGTTTACCGGCTTGGCTGGCATTGGCAAACATCAACTGATAGAGCGGCTAGCGCAATGGTTGTTGTGCCTGACTCCGGATGAGCAAGGTGCTTGTCAGCGCTGTCACAGTTGTTTGTTGTGGCAAGCCGGCAATCATCCTGATTATTTGCATTGCGGCCCGCAAGACAACAGCCACCAAATTCGTATCGATGCCATTCGCCAAGTAAATCAATTTTTGTCGCAAACGCCACAGATTTCGCGTTGCCAATTGGTTAGCCTAGAGCCCGCTGAAGTGATGAACGTCAGCGCGGCGAATGCCTTGTTGAAAACGCTGGAAGAGCCTCCGGGTGAGAGTTATTTGCTATTGTCGGCTGAGCGCTACGGCTCTGTCATGCCGACCATTCGCAGTCGCTGTCAACGTATTGCGCTGGCGGCTCCCACTGCTGAGCAGGCTCAGCAGTGGCTATGCCAGCAAGGGTTGTCGGAGACGGTAGCCGAACAGGCGCTCCGCTTTAACCCAGGTGCACCGCTGGCGGCGCTGCAGTGGGTGAATGATGGTCTGCACGATCAGCTGCAACAGTGGCAACAGCAGCTGCTGCAATGGACGCACGGATCGATTTCGCTGGCAGAGGTGGCAGAGCCTTGGAGCAAGCGCCTAGACTTTGAGTTGGTATGCCGCTGGTGGCTGCAACTGTTGGTTGATGCGTTAAAAGTGCAGTTGGGGGCTCGGGCGGAACAATTGGTGTTTGATGGCCTGGTCGAACAAATCGCTGCCTTGTCAGCGCCCAGTTTGGACCGAGGGCGCTTGCTTGGCATGCACAATAAGGTACAAACCATGGTGGGGCGGCTCGCTTCGGGCGCTGCACACTATAATAAGCAACTGACAGTGGAAACGCTGTTGCTCGACTGGCGCGAGCTGGTCATGACTGGACAACGAAGGGAGACTGCATGA
- the tmk gene encoding dTMP kinase, whose product MSAERGRFITFEGGEGVGKTTNIQFLADWLRQRGVDVMTTREPGGTEIAELIRDRLLKAHHGERMSDMAELLLMFAARAQHLDALIRPALAAGQWVLCDRFTDSTWAYQGYGRGLPLSDIAQLKSLVQDDLEPDLTLWLRAPLAVGRARVAGRGELTDRIEAEQDAFFQRVEQGFAQLADEHARITTIDAALPLPQVQAAIVAAVAPLGELA is encoded by the coding sequence ATGAGCGCTGAACGTGGGCGCTTTATCACCTTTGAAGGTGGTGAAGGGGTCGGTAAAACGACCAATATCCAGTTTTTGGCCGACTGGCTGCGCCAGCGCGGCGTCGACGTGATGACTACGCGTGAGCCGGGCGGGACAGAAATCGCCGAGTTAATCCGCGATCGATTATTGAAAGCCCATCACGGTGAGCGCATGAGTGATATGGCTGAGCTGTTGTTGATGTTCGCGGCGCGTGCGCAACACTTGGATGCACTCATTCGCCCAGCGCTGGCCGCTGGGCAATGGGTGTTGTGCGATCGCTTTACCGACTCAACATGGGCCTATCAAGGGTATGGTCGTGGGCTACCTCTCTCTGATATTGCTCAGCTGAAATCGCTGGTGCAAGACGACCTCGAGCCTGATCTGACCCTGTGGCTGCGAGCGCCGTTGGCGGTTGGCCGTGCTCGTGTGGCGGGCCGTGGCGAGCTGACCGATCGCATCGAGGCGGAGCAAGATGCATTTTTCCAACGCGTAGAGCAAGGTTTTGCGCAACTGGCCGATGAGCATGCGCGTATTACCACCATTGATGCTGCGCTACCGTTACCGCAAGTGCAAGCGGCCATTGTTGCGGCCGTAGCGCCGCTCGGGGAGTTGGCGTGA
- the mltG gene encoding endolytic transglycosylase MltG: MRIAAVLLVLVVGLALAAWYVPSTNHESVRVDIQHGDTLAAKSRQWQQDGWLPSATLLRIQARLLDKERILRVGEFDIPAGVTGAQLLGLLETAAPVTYRVTLIEGTRLEEALLALSSAPKLQQDVTPLTPAQVAMVLGIQGSAEGLLYPDTYVYPSGERVSRLLRQAHQRLQAELEQAWEQRHKDLPLAKPYDALVLASVVEKETGAPWERAQIAGVFVRRLQQNMRLQTDPTVIYGLGKDFDGNLRRRHLRDGANPYNTYRHKGLPPTPIALAGRAALMAAVQPQDGKALYFVAKGDGTHVFSETLEQHNKAVRHYQITRRKENYRSSPVTQEKP; the protein is encoded by the coding sequence ATGCGCATCGCGGCTGTGCTGCTGGTGTTGGTGGTCGGCTTAGCGCTGGCCGCTTGGTACGTGCCGAGCACCAATCACGAAAGCGTACGAGTTGATATACAGCACGGTGATACCCTGGCTGCAAAGAGCCGCCAGTGGCAGCAAGATGGCTGGTTGCCCTCCGCGACGCTACTGCGCATTCAGGCCCGATTGCTGGACAAAGAACGTATTTTGCGGGTGGGGGAGTTTGACATTCCTGCCGGGGTTACCGGCGCCCAATTACTGGGCTTGTTGGAAACCGCGGCGCCAGTGACCTATCGCGTGACGTTAATTGAAGGCACTCGTTTGGAAGAGGCGCTGTTGGCATTGTCCAGCGCGCCCAAACTGCAGCAGGACGTAACGCCATTGACGCCGGCTCAGGTAGCGATGGTATTGGGCATTCAAGGCAGTGCCGAAGGTTTGTTGTACCCGGATACCTACGTATACCCCAGCGGTGAGCGTGTCAGTCGCTTACTAAGACAAGCCCATCAACGCTTACAAGCGGAGTTGGAGCAAGCCTGGGAGCAACGACATAAAGATTTGCCATTGGCGAAACCTTATGACGCCTTGGTGTTGGCCTCAGTGGTGGAAAAGGAAACCGGAGCTCCGTGGGAGCGTGCGCAAATTGCCGGCGTGTTTGTCCGCCGGCTGCAGCAAAATATGCGTTTGCAAACGGACCCGACGGTGATTTACGGCTTAGGCAAGGACTTTGATGGCAACTTACGCCGTCGCCACCTGCGCGATGGAGCCAACCCCTACAACACCTATCGCCACAAAGGGTTGCCGCCTACGCCCATTGCTTTGGCCGGGCGAGCGGCACTGATGGCGGCGGTGCAACCACAAGATGGCAAGGCGCTATATTTCGTCGCCAAAGGCGATGGTACCCATGTGTTTTCCGAAACGTTAGAGCAGCACAATAAAGCGGTTCGCCATTATCAAATTACTCGCCGGAAGGAAAATTATCGCTCCAGTCCGGTGACGCAGGAGAAACCCTAA
- the pabC gene encoding aminodeoxychorismate lyase: MSLLQWYCAGQPVAAPDIHRAAQFGDGLFETMRCDDSGAVPLWPWHRQRLRDGLLALDFPIDTLAHVDVAMQHFVGGNDSVIAAIDATPQSGLKLSVSRGSGGRGYGYDDSLVPLVLLQYFAAPAWSAAPLVVTVSDVRLASQPLLAGIKHMNRLEQVLARGRVDACWDDCLLLDQSKCIVESSAGNVFAWIDGGWQTPSLAQCGVKGIARRWLLERSGARVSDLHVDQLTDVDTLLICNALRGPQLVSRVDQLDLPSGRQAQVTEWQLQWQQLFCRR; encoded by the coding sequence GTGAGCCTGTTGCAGTGGTACTGTGCCGGTCAGCCGGTTGCTGCGCCTGATATTCATCGTGCGGCGCAGTTTGGCGATGGTTTGTTTGAAACCATGCGCTGCGACGACTCTGGCGCCGTACCGCTGTGGCCGTGGCATCGTCAACGTTTGCGCGACGGCTTGCTGGCATTGGATTTTCCCATCGATACCTTGGCGCATGTTGACGTGGCTATGCAGCACTTCGTTGGTGGCAATGACTCGGTCATTGCAGCGATTGATGCAACACCTCAATCCGGGCTGAAACTGTCGGTGTCGCGCGGCAGCGGTGGGCGTGGTTACGGCTACGACGACAGCTTGGTACCACTGGTATTGCTGCAATATTTTGCTGCACCTGCCTGGTCGGCTGCGCCTCTCGTCGTCACGGTTAGTGATGTGCGCCTAGCTTCGCAGCCATTGCTGGCGGGTATCAAGCACATGAATCGGTTGGAGCAGGTGCTGGCGAGAGGTCGGGTGGACGCTTGCTGGGATGATTGTTTGTTGCTGGATCAGAGCAAGTGCATCGTCGAAAGCTCTGCGGGCAATGTCTTTGCCTGGATCGATGGTGGTTGGCAAACGCCGAGTTTGGCGCAGTGTGGCGTTAAGGGAATTGCTCGGCGCTGGCTACTGGAGCGAAGTGGTGCGCGGGTGTCCGACCTTCATGTCGATCAACTGACGGATGTCGATACCTTGCTGATCTGCAATGCCTTGCGCGGCCCGCAGTTGGTGTCGCGGGTCGATCAGCTGGATTTGCCGTCTGGCCGTCAGGCGCAAGTCACAGAATGGCAGTTGCAGTGGCAACAGCTGTTTTGTCGGCGTTAA
- the fabF gene encoding beta-ketoacyl-ACP synthase II: MSKRRVVITGLGTVNPLGLTTAATWQAVCQGKSGIGLIDHFDTEGYATRIGGMVKDFDVSSVMTPKEARKVDLFLQYGLVAAEQAVADAGFDDQLNKDRVGVAVGSGIGGLTTIEQNHEQLAKSGARRVSPFLIPGSVINMASGNIAIRHGFRGPNFAITTACTTGTHNIGYAARTIAYGDADVMVAGGTEKGSSPLGVAGFAAARAMSTRNDEPEKASRPWDKDRDGFVLGDGAAVLVLESLEHAQARGARIYAEVAGLGMSDDAHHITSPPDDGAGARDAMQHALNDAGLTATGIDYINAHGTSTQVGDIAETQAIKAVFGDHAKHIAVSSTKSMTGHLLGAAGALEALLTTLAIVDQIAPPTINLDHADDGCDLDYVPHTARSMPIRAAISNSFGFGGTNGSLLLKRFEG, from the coding sequence ATGAGTAAACGACGTGTTGTGATAACCGGCTTGGGAACGGTAAACCCGTTGGGGCTAACTACCGCGGCGACTTGGCAGGCAGTTTGTCAGGGTAAAAGTGGCATTGGCTTGATCGATCACTTTGACACGGAAGGCTATGCCACGCGCATCGGTGGCATGGTTAAAGACTTCGACGTCAGCTCGGTGATGACACCAAAAGAAGCGCGCAAAGTGGATTTGTTTTTACAGTATGGTTTGGTAGCGGCTGAGCAAGCAGTCGCCGATGCCGGCTTTGACGACCAACTCAATAAAGACCGCGTTGGTGTGGCAGTGGGGTCGGGCATTGGTGGCCTGACGACCATTGAGCAAAACCACGAGCAGTTGGCCAAAAGTGGCGCCCGCCGGGTGTCGCCGTTTTTAATCCCCGGCTCTGTGATCAATATGGCATCGGGCAATATCGCCATTCGCCACGGTTTTCGTGGCCCTAACTTCGCCATTACCACTGCTTGCACCACAGGCACTCATAATATTGGCTACGCAGCGCGCACCATCGCCTACGGCGACGCCGATGTGATGGTGGCTGGGGGCACTGAAAAAGGCTCCTCACCACTCGGGGTAGCCGGGTTTGCTGCCGCTCGTGCCATGAGTACACGCAACGACGAGCCAGAAAAAGCCAGCCGTCCCTGGGATAAAGACCGCGATGGTTTTGTATTGGGTGACGGTGCTGCAGTACTGGTGTTGGAGTCGTTGGAGCATGCGCAAGCACGAGGTGCACGCATTTACGCCGAAGTGGCAGGCTTGGGCATGAGTGATGATGCGCATCATATCACCAGTCCACCGGATGACGGCGCGGGCGCTCGCGATGCCATGCAGCACGCGTTAAATGATGCTGGTTTGACGGCAACAGGCATTGACTACATCAACGCCCACGGCACCTCGACCCAAGTCGGTGACATTGCCGAAACTCAAGCCATTAAGGCGGTGTTCGGTGATCATGCCAAGCACATAGCGGTGTCGTCCACTAAGTCGATGACAGGTCATTTATTGGGTGCAGCTGGGGCACTGGAAGCCCTGTTAACCACCCTGGCCATTGTCGATCAAATCGCTCCGCCGACCATCAATCTGGACCACGCCGATGATGGTTGTGACTTGGACTATGTGCCGCACACCGCACGTTCAATGCCGATCCGCGCAGCCATTTCTAACTCCTTTGGTTTTGGCGGCACCAACGGCAGCTTGCTGTTAAAGCGGTTTGAGGGCTAA
- the acpP gene encoding acyl carrier protein: MSNIEERVKKIVCEQLGVKEEDVKPASSFVDDLGADSLDTVELVMALEEEFETEIPDEDAEKLTTVQEAIDYIIANL; this comes from the coding sequence ATGAGTAACATTGAAGAACGCGTTAAAAAGATTGTTTGTGAGCAGCTGGGTGTTAAAGAAGAGGATGTAAAACCTGCCTCTTCATTTGTTGATGATTTGGGTGCTGACTCACTGGACACCGTGGAGCTGGTTATGGCTCTGGAGGAAGAATTTGAGACTGAGATTCCTGATGAGGACGCTGAGAAGCTGACCACGGTTCAGGAAGCCATCGACTACATCATTGCCAATCTGTAA
- the fabG gene encoding 3-oxoacyl-ACP reductase FabG produces the protein MTDAKLALVTGASRGIGAAIAAMLAQQGYRVIGTATSDAGASAIRETLQAYSADNDALVLNIADAEQTDAALKQLLADIGTPAVVVNNAGVTRDNLFLRLTEDDWQTVINTNLNGVFRVCKALSKAMIKQKHGSIINISSIIGTTGNAGQTNYAAAKAGLEGFTRSLAQEVASRNIRVNCVAPGFIQTDMTDVLPDGQKEAILASIPMKRFGQVEDIAAAVAFLAGDGAQYVTGQTIHVNGGMNMG, from the coding sequence ATGACGGATGCAAAACTGGCTCTGGTGACTGGGGCTTCACGGGGGATTGGTGCTGCCATTGCGGCAATGCTGGCGCAGCAGGGCTACCGCGTGATCGGCACGGCGACCAGCGATGCCGGTGCCAGCGCGATACGCGAGACGTTGCAAGCGTATTCCGCCGACAACGATGCCCTGGTGTTGAACATTGCCGACGCGGAGCAAACGGACGCAGCATTGAAGCAATTGTTGGCCGACATTGGCACACCGGCGGTGGTGGTTAATAACGCCGGTGTCACACGGGATAATTTGTTCCTGCGTTTGACCGAGGACGACTGGCAGACGGTTATTAACACCAACTTGAACGGTGTTTTCCGTGTTTGCAAAGCACTGTCCAAGGCCATGATCAAGCAAAAACATGGCTCGATCATTAACATCAGCTCAATTATTGGCACCACAGGTAATGCTGGGCAAACCAATTACGCAGCGGCTAAGGCTGGCTTGGAAGGCTTTACCCGCTCGTTGGCGCAGGAAGTGGCCAGTCGCAACATTCGTGTCAACTGCGTGGCGCCAGGATTTATTCAAACCGATATGACGGATGTCTTGCCTGACGGGCAAAAAGAGGCCATCCTAGCGTCGATTCCGATGAAGCGCTTCGGTCAGGTAGAGGATATCGCCGCTGCCGTCGCGTTTCTGGCCGGTGATGGCGCACAGTACGTAACAGGTCAGACCATTCATGTGAATGGCGGCATGAATATGGGGTGA